Proteins from a genomic interval of Neovison vison isolate M4711 chromosome 4, ASM_NN_V1, whole genome shotgun sequence:
- the LMOD2 gene encoding leiomodin-2 isoform X1: MSTFGYRRGLSKYESIDEDELLASLSAEELKELERELEDIEPDHSLPVGLRQKSLTEKTPTGTFSREALMSYWEKESQKLLEKERLGECGKVAEEDKEESEEELIFTETNSEVSEEVYTEEEEEEEEEEEEEEGTTENEKGINGTVNYDSIDSDNSKPKTFKSQIENITLTNGHSGRNTESPTAIHPCGNPTVIEDALEKIRNNDPDTTEVNLNNIENITSQTLARFAEALKGNTVVKSFSLANTRADDSAATAIAEMLKVNQHITNINVESNFITGKGILAIMRALQQNTVLTELRFHNQRHIMGSQVEMEIVKLLRENTTLLRLGYHFELPGPRMSMTSLLTRNMDKQRQKRMQEQKQQEGYDGGANLRTKVWQRGTPGSSPYASPRHSPWSSPKLPKKVPTVRSRPPSPVAPPPPPPPPPPPLPPQRLPAPPPPPPPPLPEKKLITRNIAEVIKQQESAQRALQNGQKKKKGKKVKKQPNNILKEIKNSLRSVQEKKMEESSRPSTPLRSAHDNLMEAIRGSSIKQLRRVSNPRADLGAQMEDVSEPSLHNGTQVTSESVYSCLNILVCKSKPPDLEHQEQVRSEHISI, translated from the exons ATGTCTACCTTTGGCTACAGGAGAGGACTTAGCAAATATGAATCCATCGATGAGGATGAACTTCTTGCTTCCCTGTCAGCCGAGGAGCTGAAGGAGCTAGAGAGGGAGTTGGAAGACATTGAACCTGATCACAGCCTTCCCGTGGGGCTGAGGCAAAAGAGTCTGACCGAGAAAACTCCCACGGGGACATTCAGCAGAGAGGCACTGATGTCCTATTGGGAAAAGGAGTCCCAAAAACTCTTGGAGAAGGAGAGGCTGGGGGAGTGTGGAAAG GTTGCTGAAGAAGATAAAGAGGAGAGTGAGGAAGAGCTCATCTTCACGGAAACTAACAGTGAGGTTTCTGAGGAGGTTTatacagaagaggaggaggaagaggaggaggaggaggaggaggaggaaggaacaactgaaaatgaaaaaggcaTTAATGGAACTGTAAATTATGATAGCATCGATTCTGATAACTCTAAGCCAAAGACATTTAAAAGTCAAATAGAAAACATAACGTTGACCAATGGCCACAGTGGAAGGAACACGGAGTCTCCCACCGCCATTCACCCTTGCGGAAACCCTACGGTGATCGAGGATGCCTTGGAAAAGATTAGGAACAACGACCCTGACACCACAGAGGTCAACTTGAACAACATCGAGAACATCACCTCGCAGACCCTTGCCCGCTTCGCTGAGGCCCTCAAGGGCAACACGGTGGTGAAGTCTTTCAGTCTTGCCAACACGCGCGCAGATGACAGTGCGGCCACGGCCATTGCGGAAATGCTCAAAGTCAACCAGCACATCACCAACATCAACGTGGAGTCCAACTTTATCACGGGCAAAGGGATCCTGGCCATCATGAGAGCTCTGCAGCAGAACACGGTGCTCACAGAGCTGCGCTTCCACAACCAGAGGCACATCATGGGCAGCCAGGTGGAGATGGAGATCGTCAAGCTGCTCAGGGAGAACACCACGCTGCTGAGGCTGGGCTACCATTTTGAGCTCCCAGGACCAAGAATGAGCATGACGAGCCTCCTGACGAGAAACATGGATAAACAGAGGCAGAAGCGGATGCAGGAGCAAAAACAGCAAGAGGGCTATGATGGAGGAGCCAATCTTAGGACCAAAGTGTGGCAAAGAGGAACACCTGGCTCTTCACCTTATGCATCTCCCAGGCACTCTCCCTGGTCATCCCCCAAACTCCCCAAGAAAGTCCCAACTGTGAGGAGCCGTCCTCCATCTCCTGTGgctccaccccctcctccaccGCCACCCCCACCTCCGCTGCCCCCGCAGAGGCTGCCggctcctcctccaccaccacctcctccacTCCCAGAGAAAAAACTAATCACCCGAAACATTGCAGAAGTCATCAAACAACAGGAGAGTGCCCAGCGGGCATTACAAaatggacagaaaaagaaaaaagggaaaaaggttAAGAAACAACCAAACAACAtcctaaaggaaattaaaaattcccTGAGGTCagtgcaagaaaagaaaatggaagagagcTCCCGACCTTCTACCCCACTCAGATCAGCTCATGACAATCTCATGGAAGCTATTCGGGGAAGCAGTATCAAACAGCTACGGCGGGTAAGTAACCCAAGAGCAGATTTGGGGGCACAGATGGAGGACGTGAGTGAGCCTTCATTGCACAATGGCACTCAAGTCACCTCTGAAAGTGTTTACTcgtgtttaaatattttagtatgcAAGAGCAAGCCTCCAGATTTGGAACACCAGGAGCAGGTCAGAAGTGAGCACATTTCCATTTGA
- the LMOD2 gene encoding leiomodin-2 isoform X2, protein MSTFGYRRGLSKYESIDEDELLASLSAEELKELERELEDIEPDHSLPVGLRQKSLTEKTPTGTFSREALMSYWEKESQKLLEKERLGECGKVAEEDKEESEEELIFTETNSEVSEEVYTEEEEEEEEEEEEEEGTTENEKGINGTVNYDSIDSDNSKPKTFKSQIENITLTNGHSGRNTESPTAIHPCGNPTVIEDALEKIRNNDPDTTEVNLNNIENITSQTLARFAEALKGNTVVKSFSLANTRADDSAATAIAEMLKVNQHITNINVESNFITGKGILAIMRALQQNTVLTELRFHNQRHIMGSQVEMEIVKLLRENTTLLRLGYHFELPGPRMSMTSLLTRNMDKQRQKRMQEQKQQEGYDGGANLRTKVWQRGTPGSSPYASPRHSPWSSPKLPKKVPTVRSRPPSPVAPPPPPPPPPPPLPPQRLPAPPPPPPPPLPEKKLITRNIAEVIKQQESAQRALQNGQKKKKGKKVKKQPNNILKEIKNSLRSVQEKKMEESSRPSTPLRSAHDNLMEAIRGSSIKQLRRVEVPEALR, encoded by the exons ATGTCTACCTTTGGCTACAGGAGAGGACTTAGCAAATATGAATCCATCGATGAGGATGAACTTCTTGCTTCCCTGTCAGCCGAGGAGCTGAAGGAGCTAGAGAGGGAGTTGGAAGACATTGAACCTGATCACAGCCTTCCCGTGGGGCTGAGGCAAAAGAGTCTGACCGAGAAAACTCCCACGGGGACATTCAGCAGAGAGGCACTGATGTCCTATTGGGAAAAGGAGTCCCAAAAACTCTTGGAGAAGGAGAGGCTGGGGGAGTGTGGAAAG GTTGCTGAAGAAGATAAAGAGGAGAGTGAGGAAGAGCTCATCTTCACGGAAACTAACAGTGAGGTTTCTGAGGAGGTTTatacagaagaggaggaggaagaggaggaggaggaggaggaggaggaaggaacaactgaaaatgaaaaaggcaTTAATGGAACTGTAAATTATGATAGCATCGATTCTGATAACTCTAAGCCAAAGACATTTAAAAGTCAAATAGAAAACATAACGTTGACCAATGGCCACAGTGGAAGGAACACGGAGTCTCCCACCGCCATTCACCCTTGCGGAAACCCTACGGTGATCGAGGATGCCTTGGAAAAGATTAGGAACAACGACCCTGACACCACAGAGGTCAACTTGAACAACATCGAGAACATCACCTCGCAGACCCTTGCCCGCTTCGCTGAGGCCCTCAAGGGCAACACGGTGGTGAAGTCTTTCAGTCTTGCCAACACGCGCGCAGATGACAGTGCGGCCACGGCCATTGCGGAAATGCTCAAAGTCAACCAGCACATCACCAACATCAACGTGGAGTCCAACTTTATCACGGGCAAAGGGATCCTGGCCATCATGAGAGCTCTGCAGCAGAACACGGTGCTCACAGAGCTGCGCTTCCACAACCAGAGGCACATCATGGGCAGCCAGGTGGAGATGGAGATCGTCAAGCTGCTCAGGGAGAACACCACGCTGCTGAGGCTGGGCTACCATTTTGAGCTCCCAGGACCAAGAATGAGCATGACGAGCCTCCTGACGAGAAACATGGATAAACAGAGGCAGAAGCGGATGCAGGAGCAAAAACAGCAAGAGGGCTATGATGGAGGAGCCAATCTTAGGACCAAAGTGTGGCAAAGAGGAACACCTGGCTCTTCACCTTATGCATCTCCCAGGCACTCTCCCTGGTCATCCCCCAAACTCCCCAAGAAAGTCCCAACTGTGAGGAGCCGTCCTCCATCTCCTGTGgctccaccccctcctccaccGCCACCCCCACCTCCGCTGCCCCCGCAGAGGCTGCCggctcctcctccaccaccacctcctccacTCCCAGAGAAAAAACTAATCACCCGAAACATTGCAGAAGTCATCAAACAACAGGAGAGTGCCCAGCGGGCATTACAAaatggacagaaaaagaaaaaagggaaaaaggttAAGAAACAACCAAACAACAtcctaaaggaaattaaaaattcccTGAGGTCagtgcaagaaaagaaaatggaagagagcTCCCGACCTTCTACCCCACTCAGATCAGCTCATGACAATCTCATGGAAGCTATTCGGGGAAGCAGTATCAAACAGCTACGGCGG GTGGAAGTTCCAGAAGCTCTGCGATAA